A section of the Humulus lupulus chromosome 2, drHumLupu1.1, whole genome shotgun sequence genome encodes:
- the LOC133819239 gene encoding uncharacterized mitochondrial protein AtMg00300-like, translating into MFDQNSCSVKVENGMLKVIKGSMIVMKCSIVNGIYVLQGSTLKDQINIASKDTKNPTMIWHRRLGHIGHGSLKILCKKGVFGKDQIQDLGFCEQCVLGKSTRVKFGTGIHKTKGILDHIHSDLWGPSRTISRGGARQAGIGRHITVPRTPQQNGLADRMNRTILEMVRCMLSLERLPKNIWAKVVVTT; encoded by the exons ATGTTTGATCAGAATAGTTGTTCAGTCAAAGTCGAAAATGGCATGCTCAAAGTTATCAAGGGATCTATGATAGTCATGAAATGCTCTATAGTTAATGGGATTTATGTACTACAGGGAAGTACTTTGAAGGATCAGATTAATATAGCGTCAAAGGATACAAAGAATCCAACTATGATCTGGCATAGAAGACTTGGGCACATTGGTCATGGGAGTCTAAAAATTCTCTGCAAAAAGGGAGTATTTGGCAAAGATCAGATACAAGATTTGGGCTTCTGTGAACAGTGTGTGCTTGGGAAATCTACAAGGGTGAAGTTTGGTACTGGAATACATAAAACAAAAGGCATCTTAGACCACATACATTCGGATCTATGGGGACCATCAAGGACAATTTCAAGAGGTGGTGCCAG GCAAGCTGGTATTGGAAGACATATAACTGTTCCTCGGACTCCTCAGCAGAATGGACTTGCTGACAGAATGAATAGAACAATTTTGGAAATGGTCAGATGTATGTTGAGTCTTGAAAGGTTACCAAAGAATATTTGGGCAAAGGTTGTAGTCACGACTTGA
- the LOC133819238 gene encoding DEAD-box ATP-dependent RNA helicase 58, chloroplastic isoform X3, whose amino-acid sequence MESDMELKSCTVMALLEGGSLKRHKTWLKAEPPTIVVATIGSLCQMLEKRILTLESMQVLVIDEVDFMFNSSKEVSSLKKLLTSYSSINNRQTIFASASIPQHRRFVHDCIQQKWTKSNVVHIHVNPVEPMPSCLHHRFVICHKNMRLQTLLSLLQTDAPDSGIIFVGEQSEKSKKAGNVPPTTLLVDFLMASYNGDSDVLLLEEDMNFNLRATSLSELRQGGGYLLVSTDLAARGVDLPETTHIYNFDLPRTVTDYLHRAGRTGRKPFSDEKCFVTNILTSEERFVLQRYKNELMFNCEELVI is encoded by the exons ATGGAAAGTGATATGGAGCTGAAATCCTGCACTGTCATGGCTCTTTTAGAAGGTGGATCATTGAAAAGACACAAGACTTGGCTAAAG GCAGAGCCTCCTACAATTGTGGTGGCAACCATAGGGAGTTTATGCCAGATGTTGGAAAAGCGTATTCTTACTCTTGAGTCAATGCAAGTTCTGGTAATTGACGAG GTTGATTTCATGTTCAACTCTTCAAAAGAAGTTAGTTCTCTTAAAAAACTTTTGACATCATATTCTTCAATCAATAACCGCCAGACCATTTTTGCCAGTGCGTCTATCCCACAGCACAGACGATTTGTACATGACTGTATACAACAGAAATGGACCAAG AGCAATGTAGTTCATATCCATGTCAATCCAGTTGAGCCCATGCCATCGTGTTTACATCATAGATTTGTG ATATGTCACAAGAACATGAGACTTCAAACCCTGCTATCCTTATTACAGACAGATGCACCAGATTCTGGAATTATTTTTGTTGGAGAACAG TCCgaaaagtcaaagaaggcaggaAATGTTCCCCCAACTACTCTGTTAGTGGATTTTTTGATGGCTTCCTATAATGGTGATTCGGATGTCCTCCTTCTGGAAGAAGACATGAATTTTAATTTGAGAGCAACTTCTTTGTCA GAATTGAGACAAGGGGGTGGTTATCTCCTTGTATCAACAGATTTAGCTGCCAGAGGGGTTGATCTGCCGGAAACTACTCACATATACAATTTTGATCTGCCAAGAACTGTCACCGACTATCTTCATCGTGCAGGACGAACAGGAAGGAAGCCATTTTCAGATGAGAAATGTTTTGTCACTAACATTTTAACATCGGAAGAGAGGTTTGTATTGCAAAGATACAAAAATGAATTAATGTTTAACTGTGAAGAGCTAGTTATATAG
- the LOC133819237 gene encoding glucose-1-phosphate adenylyltransferase large subunit 1, chloroplastic, with product MVVSADCRISLSAAGQLHGVSGLAGRNWKLVKFCNGEVMGNKLKQTQLQQSIVRVVTNKNVRQRVCMSLTADVPSQAKLRDLDMEKRDPRTVVAVILGGGAGTRLFPLTKRRAKPAVPIGGSYRLIDVPMSNCINSGINKVYILTQFNSASLNRHLTRAYNFGNGSFGDGYVEALAATQTPGEAGKKWFQGTADAVRQFHWLFEDARSKDIEDVLILSGDHLYRMDYMDFVQNHRQSGADITLSCLPMDDSRASDFGLMKIDNKGRVLSFSEKPKGVELKRMQVDTTVLGLSKEEAEKKPYIASMGVYVFKKEILLNLLRWRFPTANDFGSEIIPASAKEFFIKAYLFNDYWEDIGTIRSFFEANLALTEHPPRFSFYNATKPMYTSRRNLPPSKIDRCKIVDSIISHGSFLTNSVIEHSVVGIRSRINSNVHLKDTVMLGADFYETEAEVASLFAEGGAPIGIGENTKIKECIIDKNARIGKNVIIANSERVQEADRSSEGFYIRSGVTVILKNSVIKDGSVI from the exons atggtagtCTCAGCTGATTGCCGGATTTCCCTCTCGGCTGCCGGCCAGCTACATGGCGTGTCGGGATTGGCTGGGAGGAATTGGAAGCTTGTCAAGTTTTGCAATGGAGAAGTAATGGGAAACAAGTTGAAGCAGACTCAGCTTCAGCAGTCTATTGTTAGAGTTGTTACTAATAAGAATGTTAGGCAACGTGTGTGCATGTCTCTCACTGCTGATGTACCAAGCCAGGCCAAG TTAAGGGACTTAGATATGGAAAAAAGAGACCCTCGAACAGTTGTGGCAGTCATACTAGGAGGAGGAGCCGGTACTCGGCTTTTCCCCCTCACAAAACGTCGCGCCAAGCCCGCG GTTCCCATTGGAGGATCATACAGACTGATTGATGTCCCAATGAGCAACTGCATTAACAGTGGAATCAACAAAGTTTATATCCTTACTCAGTTCAACTCAGCTTCACTCAACAGGCATCTCACCCGAGCTTACAACTTTGGCAATGGAAGCTTTGGAGATGGCTATGTTGAG GCTCTAGCAGCAACTCAAACTCCAGGAGAGGCAGGGAAAAAGTGGTTCCAAGGTACTGCGGATGCAGTAAGGCAGTTCCATTGGCTGTTTGAG GATGCTAGAAGTAAGGATATTGAGGATGTTCTAATTCTATCAGGAGATCATCTATACAGAATGGACTACATGGACTTTGTTCAA AATCATAGGCAGAGTGGAGCAGATATTACTCTTTCTTGTCTTCCAATGGATGATAG CCGAGCCTCAGATTTTGGCCTGATGAAGATAGACAATAAAGGAAGAGTCCTCTCATTTAGTGAAAAGCCTAAAGGAGTAGAGCTGAAAAGAATG CAAGTAGATACAACAGTTTTGGGACTTTCAAAGGAAGAGGCTGAAAAGAAGCCATATATTGCCTCCATGGGAGTATATGTGTTCAAGAAGGAGATACTTCTGAACCTTCTTAG ATGGCGTTTTCCAACTGCAAATGATTTTGGATCAGAGATAATCCCTGCCTCAGCCAAAGAATTCTTCATTAAG GCTTATTTGTTCAATGATTATTGGGAAGATATAGGAACAATCAGATCCTTCTTTGAGGCAAACCTTGCTCTCACCGAGCAT CCACCAAGGTTTAGTTTCTATAATGCAACAAAGCCAATGTACACTTCAAGAAGAAACTTGCCACCATCAAAAATTGACAGGTGCAAG ATTGTTGATTCAATCATATCTCATGGAAGTTTCTTAACTAATAGTGTCATAGAGCATAGTGTTGTTGGTATCAGATCCCGGATCAATTCTAATGTTCACTTAAAG GATACGGTGATGCTTGGAGCTGATTTTTATGAAACAGAAGCTGAGGTGGCTTCATTGTTTGCTGAGGGAGGGGCTCCTATTGGAATAGGagaaaacacaaaaataaa AGAATGCATCATTGACAAAAATGCAAGAATTGGAAAGAATGTGATCATTGCTAACTCAGAG AGGGTCCAAGAAGCTGATAGATCATCAGAAGGGTTTTACATCCGTTCAGGTGTAACAGTCATACTGAAAAATTCAGTAATCAAAGATGGATCAGTGATCTAA
- the LOC133819238 gene encoding DEAD-box ATP-dependent RNA helicase 58, chloroplastic isoform X2, with amino-acid sequence MQVTKVARTLAAKPMESDMELKSCTVMALLEGGSLKRHKTWLKAEPPTIVVATIGSLCQMLEKRILTLESMQVLVIDEVDFMFNSSKEVSSLKKLLTSYSSINNRQTIFASASIPQHRRFVHDCIQQKWTKSNVVHIHVNPVEPMPSCLHHRFVICHKNMRLQTLLSLLQTDAPDSGIIFVGEQSEKSKKAGNVPPTTLLVDFLMASYNGDSDVLLLEEDMNFNLRATSLSELRQGGGYLLVSTDLAARGVDLPETTHIYNFDLPRTVTDYLHRAGRTGRKPFSDEKCFVTNILTSEERFVLQRYKNELMFNCEELVI; translated from the exons ATGCAA GTCACTAAAGTTGCTCGGACTCTGGCTGCAAAGCCTATGGAAAGTGATATGGAGCTGAAATCCTGCACTGTCATGGCTCTTTTAGAAGGTGGATCATTGAAAAGACACAAGACTTGGCTAAAG GCAGAGCCTCCTACAATTGTGGTGGCAACCATAGGGAGTTTATGCCAGATGTTGGAAAAGCGTATTCTTACTCTTGAGTCAATGCAAGTTCTGGTAATTGACGAG GTTGATTTCATGTTCAACTCTTCAAAAGAAGTTAGTTCTCTTAAAAAACTTTTGACATCATATTCTTCAATCAATAACCGCCAGACCATTTTTGCCAGTGCGTCTATCCCACAGCACAGACGATTTGTACATGACTGTATACAACAGAAATGGACCAAG AGCAATGTAGTTCATATCCATGTCAATCCAGTTGAGCCCATGCCATCGTGTTTACATCATAGATTTGTG ATATGTCACAAGAACATGAGACTTCAAACCCTGCTATCCTTATTACAGACAGATGCACCAGATTCTGGAATTATTTTTGTTGGAGAACAG TCCgaaaagtcaaagaaggcaggaAATGTTCCCCCAACTACTCTGTTAGTGGATTTTTTGATGGCTTCCTATAATGGTGATTCGGATGTCCTCCTTCTGGAAGAAGACATGAATTTTAATTTGAGAGCAACTTCTTTGTCA GAATTGAGACAAGGGGGTGGTTATCTCCTTGTATCAACAGATTTAGCTGCCAGAGGGGTTGATCTGCCGGAAACTACTCACATATACAATTTTGATCTGCCAAGAACTGTCACCGACTATCTTCATCGTGCAGGACGAACAGGAAGGAAGCCATTTTCAGATGAGAAATGTTTTGTCACTAACATTTTAACATCGGAAGAGAGGTTTGTATTGCAAAGATACAAAAATGAATTAATGTTTAACTGTGAAGAGCTAGTTATATAG